In one window of Microbacterium natoriense DNA:
- a CDS encoding class I SAM-dependent methyltransferase, whose protein sequence is MASSPLGRPTRGTTGTNRLRRNDRWIAASEPLRTAADPLVVDLGYGASGVTAFELAARLRRIRPDAEVLGLEIDPARVALATSQLEEVRAGRTPFPPDLRVSFARGGFEVPLPTGRRAAVIRAMNVLRQYDESEVAGAWRTTAARLAPGGLLVEGTCDEIGRISSWVDVGPDGTPVRFTLSLRLADLDRPGIVAERLPKALIHRNVPGERIHALLVDLDREWERASPLSAFGATQRFLAAVAGLKAQGWPVQGGRTRWKLGELSLPWDAVAPLA, encoded by the coding sequence ATGGCGTCATCTCCCCTCGGCAGGCCCACGCGCGGCACCACGGGGACGAACCGGCTGCGGCGCAACGACCGCTGGATCGCGGCATCCGAACCCTTGCGCACCGCTGCCGACCCCCTCGTCGTCGACCTGGGGTACGGGGCGAGCGGCGTGACCGCCTTCGAGCTCGCCGCCCGGCTCCGCCGGATCAGGCCGGATGCCGAAGTGCTCGGTCTCGAGATCGACCCCGCTCGGGTCGCGCTCGCCACATCGCAGCTCGAGGAGGTCAGGGCGGGCAGGACGCCATTTCCCCCGGATCTGAGGGTGTCTTTCGCTCGCGGCGGTTTCGAGGTGCCTCTTCCGACAGGACGGCGGGCAGCCGTCATCCGCGCCATGAACGTGCTGCGCCAGTATGACGAGTCCGAGGTCGCAGGGGCCTGGCGCACGACGGCGGCACGGTTGGCGCCGGGGGGTCTGCTCGTCGAGGGGACGTGCGACGAGATCGGTCGCATCTCCAGCTGGGTCGACGTCGGACCCGACGGTACGCCGGTGCGCTTCACGCTCTCGCTGCGGCTCGCCGACCTCGATCGGCCCGGCATCGTCGCCGAGCGGCTGCCGAAGGCGCTGATCCATCGGAACGTGCCCGGGGAGCGCATCCACGCGCTGCTCGTCGACCTCGACCGGGAATGGGAGCGCGCCTCACCTCTGTCCGCCTTCGGCGCGACCCAGCGCTTCCTCGCCGCAGTCGCGGGGCTCAAGGCTCAGGGGTGGCCCGTGCAGGGCGGCCGGACGCGGTGGAAGCTCGGCGAGCTCAGCCTGCCGTGGGACGCGGTGGCGCCGCTCGCCTAA
- the ygfZ gene encoding CAF17-like 4Fe-4S cluster assembly/insertion protein YgfZ, which translates to MAGFADIDGAVSSDGVISHFGDVFREQRRLAAAEALVPLGDRAVIEVAGPERLGWLDSITSQAVGHLAPGESTELLVLDPQGRVEHAAAVLDDGASTWLIADAADVEPLAAWLTRMKFRTQATVAVRDDLQLIGFVDGGSAAELAGAAASAPHGVALVWSDPWQRVSAGGHQYAEVAEHPGSALAWRVAVVTADAAAALAASTPVESLAGLLAAEALRVAAWRPRWAAEVDDRSLPHESDWIRTAVHLSKGCYRGQETVAKVHNLGHPPRRLAALHLDGSDAVLPAPGDPVLLGDDELGHITSVARHFEDGPIALAILSRRAPEGDLVVRTAEGDIAAAQQVIVPADAGATADIPRLTRLSRRPSAPDPRG; encoded by the coding sequence ATGGCCGGGTTCGCGGACATCGACGGCGCCGTCTCGAGCGACGGCGTCATCTCGCACTTCGGCGACGTTTTCCGCGAGCAGCGTCGACTCGCTGCGGCTGAGGCGCTCGTTCCGCTCGGCGACCGTGCCGTGATCGAGGTCGCCGGCCCCGAACGACTCGGCTGGCTCGACTCGATCACCTCGCAGGCCGTCGGTCACCTGGCCCCGGGCGAGAGCACGGAGCTTCTGGTTCTCGACCCGCAGGGACGCGTCGAGCACGCTGCGGCCGTTCTCGACGACGGCGCGTCGACCTGGCTGATCGCGGACGCCGCGGACGTCGAGCCGCTGGCCGCCTGGCTCACCCGCATGAAGTTCCGCACCCAGGCGACGGTCGCGGTCCGCGACGACCTGCAGCTGATCGGCTTCGTCGACGGCGGTTCGGCGGCCGAGCTCGCGGGCGCGGCGGCATCCGCTCCTCACGGCGTCGCCCTGGTGTGGAGCGACCCCTGGCAGCGGGTGAGCGCGGGCGGGCATCAGTACGCCGAGGTCGCCGAGCACCCCGGTTCGGCCCTCGCGTGGCGGGTCGCCGTCGTGACGGCTGATGCTGCTGCGGCGCTCGCCGCGTCGACGCCTGTCGAATCGCTCGCGGGCCTGCTCGCCGCCGAGGCTCTCCGCGTCGCGGCGTGGCGCCCGCGATGGGCCGCGGAAGTGGACGATCGCTCGCTGCCGCACGAATCCGACTGGATCCGCACCGCCGTGCACCTGAGCAAGGGCTGCTATCGCGGCCAGGAGACCGTTGCGAAGGTGCACAACCTCGGTCATCCGCCACGGCGGCTCGCCGCCCTGCATCTCGACGGCAGCGATGCGGTCCTCCCCGCGCCGGGGGATCCCGTGCTCCTCGGCGACGACGAACTCGGGCACATCACGTCCGTGGCACGGCACTTCGAGGACGGCCCGATCGCACTCGCGATCCTGTCGCGACGTGCACCGGAGGGCGACCTCGTCGTCCGCACGGCCGAAGGCGACATCGCCGCAGCGCAGCAGGTGATCGTGCCTGCGGACGCCGGCGCGACCGCCGACATCCCTCGACTCACTCGGCTTTCGCGACGCCCCTCCGCCCCCGATCCTCGCGGTTAG
- a CDS encoding FABP family protein: MLELPADLPADLAPLSWLIGVWEGTGVIDYPVGDERLQGEFTHRVSFSHDGGPFLNYAATATFVGDDGSASVPLVAESGFWRLSRPAGESDAGPALLPPTAPTVIRDVHDVEALRSTAGGFPLEVSLAHADGTLELYLGEINGPRVDIASDAIVRPAGGKAYGAASRMYGLVDNHLLWAWDIAALGTQLRSHASARLARV; the protein is encoded by the coding sequence ATGCTCGAGCTTCCTGCGGATCTTCCCGCAGACCTCGCCCCTCTCTCCTGGCTGATCGGCGTCTGGGAGGGCACCGGGGTCATCGACTACCCCGTCGGCGACGAACGGCTGCAGGGCGAGTTCACGCATCGGGTGAGCTTCAGCCACGACGGCGGCCCCTTCCTCAACTACGCGGCCACTGCGACGTTCGTCGGCGATGACGGATCAGCGTCCGTTCCCCTGGTCGCGGAGAGCGGATTCTGGCGCCTGTCGCGTCCTGCGGGGGAGTCGGATGCCGGTCCCGCTCTGCTTCCTCCCACCGCCCCCACCGTGATCCGCGACGTCCACGACGTCGAGGCGCTGCGCAGCACCGCGGGGGGCTTCCCTCTCGAAGTGTCCCTCGCGCACGCCGACGGCACCCTCGAGCTGTACCTGGGGGAGATCAACGGTCCGCGCGTCGACATCGCCTCCGATGCGATCGTGCGTCCGGCGGGCGGCAAGGCCTACGGCGCAGCATCACGCATGTACGGCCTGGTCGACAACCACCTGCTCTGGGCGTGGGACATCGCCGCGCTCGGCACGCAGCTGCGCTCGCACGCCTCGGCGCGCCTGGCGAGGGTCTGA
- a CDS encoding winged helix-turn-helix transcriptional regulator: protein MAQVLALTNAPITELVLPALELLSHGVRQIPAEPAQLVNAPEYDIVIVDARTDLVGAKSLCRLLRAAGQDAPLLLVVTEGGMSAVSGEWGIDDVLLATAGPAEIDARLRLALARHEAAAEPSRVQASGVTIDEQSYSAKLHGRPLDLTYKEFQLLHFLATHPSRVFTREQLLSEVWGYDYFGGTRTVDVHVRRLRAKLGDQEQIIGTVRNVGYRFNVYEDETVASR, encoded by the coding sequence GTGGCCCAGGTGCTGGCGTTGACCAACGCTCCGATCACGGAGCTGGTGCTCCCCGCGCTCGAGCTGCTCAGCCACGGCGTCCGCCAGATTCCCGCGGAGCCTGCTCAGCTCGTGAACGCCCCGGAGTACGACATCGTGATCGTGGATGCGCGGACCGACCTGGTCGGGGCGAAGTCGCTGTGCCGGCTGCTGCGTGCCGCGGGGCAGGATGCTCCGCTGCTGCTGGTGGTCACGGAGGGCGGCATGAGCGCGGTCTCGGGCGAATGGGGCATCGACGATGTGCTGCTCGCCACGGCGGGACCCGCCGAGATCGACGCGAGGCTGCGGCTCGCGCTCGCTCGCCACGAGGCGGCGGCAGAGCCCTCCCGCGTGCAGGCGTCCGGCGTCACGATCGACGAGCAGTCGTATTCGGCCAAGCTCCACGGTCGCCCGCTGGATCTCACGTACAAGGAGTTCCAGCTCCTGCACTTCCTCGCGACCCACCCCTCCCGTGTCTTCACCAGGGAGCAGCTGCTCAGCGAGGTGTGGGGGTACGACTACTTCGGCGGCACGCGGACGGTCGACGTGCACGTGCGACGACTGCGCGCCAAGCTCGGCGATCAGGAGCAGATCATCGGCACCGTGCGCAACGTGGGCTACCGCTTCAACGTCTACGAGGACGAGACCGTCGCATCGCGGTAA
- a CDS encoding RNA degradosome polyphosphate kinase, producing the protein MIDPALADAGLGDAEDDDFDAVEAPDALLPDHRYLDRELSWLAFNQRVLELAEDPSLPELERANFLAIFASNLDEFFMVRVAGLKRRIMTGLAVPTNIGRSPGDALADISREAHALQLRHADAWTSKVRPALADAGIEITDWDALTTDERAALSEYFQAQVFPVLMPLAVDPAHPFPYISGLSLNLAIRIRNARTGRQEFARLKVPPMLPRYVEVRGTSKITRFIRLEDLIANHLGDLFPGMEVLDHHAFRLTRNEDMVIEEDESENLIQALEAELMRRRFGPPIRLEITDDMDDLTLDLLVRELDITDQEVYRLPGSLDLRGLFDLGRIDRPDLRYPPHLPTTSVSFQPGDSNSRPDMFKAIRKADVLVHHPYESFTTSVVAFLEQAARDPHVLAIKQTLYRTSGDSPIVQALIDAAESGKQVLALVEVKARFDEANNIVWARKLEKAGVHVVYGLVGLKTHCKLALVIREEDGMLRHYSHIGTGNYNPKTSRIYEDFGLFTADAQVGKDLTRLFNELSGYAIEKKFKRLLVAPLHLRKGLIRQIDHERKNAEAGKPASIRIKVNSMVDEEIIDALYRASAAGVKVEVWVRGICSLRTDLEGISDNITVRSILGRYLEHSRIFAFENDGDPQVYIGSADMMHRNLDRRVEALVRVTDPSHLQELLSFFDLAMDPGTSSWHLGAEGVWYRHAEDAEGNPLVDLQDKTMGLIQRRRRARAVR; encoded by the coding sequence ATGATCGATCCCGCACTCGCCGATGCAGGTCTCGGTGACGCCGAAGACGACGACTTCGATGCCGTCGAGGCCCCCGACGCTCTGCTCCCCGACCACCGCTACCTCGATCGTGAGCTGAGCTGGCTCGCCTTCAACCAGCGGGTGCTGGAGCTCGCGGAGGACCCGAGTCTTCCCGAACTCGAGCGGGCGAACTTCCTCGCGATCTTCGCGAGCAACCTCGACGAGTTCTTCATGGTCCGCGTCGCCGGACTCAAGCGCCGCATCATGACCGGCCTCGCCGTTCCCACGAACATCGGCCGTTCCCCCGGGGACGCGCTCGCGGACATCTCTCGCGAGGCGCACGCGCTGCAGCTGCGTCATGCGGATGCCTGGACCAGCAAGGTGCGCCCCGCTCTGGCGGATGCCGGCATCGAGATCACCGACTGGGACGCTCTGACGACAGACGAGCGAGCCGCGCTGTCGGAGTACTTCCAGGCGCAGGTCTTCCCCGTGCTCATGCCGCTCGCGGTCGACCCCGCCCACCCGTTCCCGTACATCTCCGGCCTGTCGCTCAACCTCGCGATCCGCATCCGCAACGCCCGCACCGGACGCCAGGAGTTCGCGCGCCTCAAGGTGCCGCCGATGCTCCCCCGCTACGTCGAGGTCCGCGGAACCAGCAAGATCACGCGATTCATCCGGCTCGAGGATCTGATCGCGAACCACCTCGGCGATCTGTTCCCCGGCATGGAGGTGCTCGACCACCACGCCTTCCGCCTCACCCGCAACGAAGACATGGTGATCGAGGAGGACGAGTCCGAGAACCTCATCCAGGCCCTCGAAGCCGAGCTCATGCGACGCCGCTTCGGCCCGCCGATCCGACTCGAGATCACCGACGACATGGACGACCTGACCCTCGACCTGCTGGTGCGGGAACTCGACATCACCGACCAGGAGGTCTACCGCCTCCCCGGTTCGCTCGACCTGCGCGGTCTATTCGACCTCGGGCGGATCGACCGCCCCGATCTTCGCTACCCGCCGCACCTGCCGACCACCTCGGTGTCGTTCCAGCCGGGAGACAGCAACTCCCGCCCTGACATGTTCAAGGCGATCCGCAAGGCCGACGTGCTCGTGCACCACCCGTACGAGTCGTTCACGACCAGTGTCGTCGCCTTCCTCGAGCAGGCGGCCCGCGATCCGCACGTGCTCGCCATCAAGCAGACCCTCTACCGCACCTCGGGCGACAGCCCCATCGTGCAGGCGTTGATCGACGCCGCCGAATCCGGCAAGCAGGTGCTCGCGCTGGTCGAGGTGAAGGCCCGTTTCGACGAGGCGAACAACATCGTCTGGGCCCGCAAGCTCGAAAAGGCAGGCGTGCACGTCGTGTACGGTCTGGTGGGCCTGAAGACGCACTGCAAGCTCGCTCTCGTGATCCGCGAGGAGGACGGGATGCTGCGTCATTACTCGCATATCGGCACCGGAAACTACAACCCGAAGACGAGCCGGATCTACGAGGACTTCGGTCTGTTCACCGCGGACGCGCAGGTCGGCAAAGACCTCACCCGCCTGTTCAACGAGCTCAGCGGCTACGCGATCGAGAAGAAGTTCAAGCGTCTGCTCGTCGCGCCGCTCCACCTGCGCAAGGGACTGATCCGACAGATCGACCACGAGCGCAAGAACGCCGAGGCCGGCAAGCCCGCCAGCATCCGCATCAAGGTGAACTCGATGGTCGACGAGGAGATCATCGACGCGCTGTACCGTGCGAGCGCGGCGGGCGTGAAGGTCGAGGTGTGGGTGCGCGGCATCTGCAGCCTGCGCACCGACCTCGAGGGCATCAGCGACAACATCACCGTACGCAGCATCCTCGGACGCTATCTGGAGCACTCCCGCATCTTCGCCTTCGAGAACGACGGCGACCCGCAGGTATACATCGGCAGCGCCGACATGATGCACCGCAACCTCGATCGCCGCGTCGAGGCCCTCGTGCGCGTGACGGATCCGAGCCACCTGCAGGAGCTCCTGTCGTTCTTCGACCTCGCGATGGACCCGGGTACGAGCTCGTGGCACCTCGGTGCCGAGGGCGTCTGGTACCGCCACGCCGAGGACGCCGAGGGCAACCCCCTCGTCGACCTGCAGGATAAGACCATGGGGTTGATCCAGCGGCGGCGCCGCGCACGGGCGGTGCGATGA
- a CDS encoding NUDIX hydrolase, whose protein sequence is MTSTTGAAPERAKREDQASRAKWTDKAVYAAGAVVWRIVDGKLRILLIHRGKYRDVTLPKGKVDPGEMLAETAVREVHEETGIRVVLGVPVGVSRYHMASNKQKVVHYWAAEATDDAIRESTFVPNREIAALEWVSLKKARARLSYPVDLEIIDFFQNLVDDGVLRTFPVIALRHAKALSRSDWEGADAARPLAERGRRQAKSIVGPLRAFGVRRIVTSDAVRCVDTVVPLSRALGRKITQTTKISQDSWDDDAADLRSVIGRRVRSGKAAVVCSHGPVLPGILSELALATGTIHGSYIDSAADLEPAAFSVVHLSASNPGSGIIAIETHIPKV, encoded by the coding sequence ATGACCTCGACGACCGGCGCGGCCCCCGAGCGCGCGAAGCGAGAAGACCAGGCGTCGCGCGCCAAATGGACGGACAAGGCCGTGTACGCGGCCGGGGCCGTCGTGTGGCGCATCGTCGACGGGAAACTGCGGATCCTGCTGATCCACCGTGGCAAATATCGTGACGTCACCCTGCCGAAGGGCAAGGTCGATCCCGGCGAGATGCTCGCCGAGACGGCGGTGCGCGAGGTGCACGAGGAGACCGGCATCCGCGTGGTCCTCGGCGTTCCGGTCGGAGTCAGCCGCTACCACATGGCCTCGAACAAGCAGAAGGTCGTGCACTACTGGGCGGCCGAGGCGACGGACGACGCGATCCGGGAGTCGACGTTCGTTCCCAACCGCGAGATCGCGGCACTCGAATGGGTGAGCCTCAAGAAGGCCCGCGCGCGGCTGAGCTACCCCGTCGATCTCGAGATCATCGACTTCTTCCAGAATCTCGTCGACGACGGTGTCCTGCGCACCTTCCCCGTGATCGCGCTGCGGCACGCGAAGGCGCTTTCGCGCTCGGACTGGGAGGGAGCGGATGCCGCTCGCCCGCTCGCCGAGCGGGGGCGCCGGCAGGCCAAGTCGATCGTCGGCCCGCTCCGCGCCTTCGGAGTCAGACGGATCGTCACGAGCGACGCGGTGCGGTGCGTCGACACCGTCGTCCCGCTGTCGCGTGCGCTGGGTCGCAAGATCACTCAGACCACGAAGATCAGCCAGGATTCGTGGGACGACGACGCAGCTGACCTGCGCTCGGTGATCGGCCGACGGGTGAGAAGCGGCAAGGCGGCGGTCGTGTGCAGCCACGGCCCGGTGCTTCCCGGCATCCTCTCGGAGCTCGCGCTCGCCACCGGCACGATCCACGGCTCCTACATCGACAGCGCCGCCGATCTCGAACCCGCCGCGTTCTCGGTCGTGCATCTGTCCGCCTCCAACCCGGGCTCCGGGATCATCGCGATCGAGACGCACATCCCCAAGGTATGA
- the pstS gene encoding phosphate ABC transporter substrate-binding protein PstS, protein MKISRIARIGAIGAVAALALAGCAANEGGTGGSTDAPSSEAALSGSLVGSGSSAQQVAIQSWTAEFQKTNPDAVIEYDPAGSGAGRESFQQGAVNFAGSDRAFKTDEISAGGFGACVDGSDLVEVPAYVSPIAIVFTLDGIDSLDLDAETIAGIFAGKITKWNDPAIAATNDGVDLPDLAISPVHRSDKSGTTGNFTDYLAQTAPDAWTFGSVEEWPGELGGESAEKTSGVANAVKGGQGLIGYIDSSQAADFSAVNVKVGDEFVGHSAEGAAITLDASTVEEGRTEGDLAFAIDRTTTEKGAYPVLLVSYLIACAEYEDENVAALTKAFFTTAISAEGQDAAATNAGSAPISDDLRTKAQAAIDLIK, encoded by the coding sequence GTGAAGATCTCCCGCATCGCCCGTATCGGCGCCATCGGCGCCGTCGCTGCCCTCGCTCTCGCCGGCTGTGCCGCGAACGAAGGCGGCACCGGCGGTTCCACCGACGCTCCCTCTTCCGAAGCCGCCCTCTCGGGCTCGCTGGTCGGCTCCGGCTCGTCGGCGCAGCAGGTCGCCATCCAGTCGTGGACGGCGGAGTTCCAGAAGACCAACCCTGACGCCGTCATCGAATACGACCCCGCAGGCTCCGGCGCCGGACGCGAGTCGTTCCAGCAGGGCGCTGTGAACTTCGCCGGCTCCGACCGCGCGTTCAAGACCGACGAGATCTCGGCCGGCGGCTTCGGCGCCTGTGTCGACGGCTCGGACCTCGTCGAGGTCCCCGCGTACGTCTCGCCGATCGCGATCGTCTTCACGCTCGACGGGATCGACTCGCTCGACCTCGACGCCGAGACCATCGCCGGCATCTTCGCCGGCAAGATCACCAAGTGGAACGACCCGGCGATCGCCGCCACCAACGACGGCGTCGACCTCCCCGACCTCGCCATCTCGCCGGTGCACCGCTCCGACAAGTCGGGCACCACGGGCAACTTCACCGACTACCTCGCACAGACGGCTCCCGACGCATGGACCTTCGGCAGCGTCGAGGAGTGGCCGGGCGAGCTGGGTGGCGAGTCCGCCGAGAAGACCTCGGGCGTCGCGAACGCCGTCAAGGGCGGCCAGGGCCTCATCGGCTACATCGACTCCTCGCAGGCCGCCGACTTCTCGGCTGTGAACGTGAAGGTCGGCGACGAGTTCGTCGGTCACTCGGCCGAGGGCGCTGCGATCACGCTCGACGCCTCGACGGTCGAAGAGGGCCGCACCGAGGGCGACCTCGCATTCGCGATCGACCGCACGACCACCGAGAAGGGCGCATACCCGGTTCTGCTCGTCAGCTACCTCATCGCCTGCGCCGAGTACGAGGACGAGAACGTCGCCGCTCTGACCAAGGCGTTCTTCACCACCGCCATCAGCGCCGAGGGCCAGGACGCCGCCGCGACCAACGCCGGCAGCGCCCCGATCTCGGACGATCTGCGCACCAAGGCGCAGGCCGCGATCGACCTGATCAAGTAA
- the pstC gene encoding phosphate ABC transporter permease subunit PstC, whose amino-acid sequence MTATTVEAKAPIVAKRRAGDIWFSGTAVAAGSMIMITLAAVAIFLIVQSIPAFTADKETASLLTSNFWDYVGPLLFGTLWAALLALVMAVPLSLGVALFITHYAPRRLAQTIGYIVDLLAAVPSVVFGLWGIFVLAPAVQPVYVWLNANLGWIPFFGGVVSPTGRTIMTAAIVLAVMVVPIITAICREIFLQTPRLHEEAALALGATRWEMIRMAVLPFGRSGIVSGAMLGLGRALGETMAVAMVLSVSKTITIELLTSANPSTIAANIALTFAEAYKTNINVLIATGLILFVVTFAVNAIARWFVDRRKEFSGAN is encoded by the coding sequence ATGACAGCCACGACAGTGGAGGCCAAGGCTCCCATCGTCGCGAAGAGGCGCGCGGGAGACATCTGGTTCTCCGGCACGGCGGTCGCCGCCGGCTCCATGATCATGATCACGCTCGCCGCGGTCGCGATCTTCCTCATCGTGCAGTCCATCCCCGCCTTCACCGCCGACAAAGAGACCGCGTCGCTGCTGACGAGCAACTTCTGGGACTACGTCGGTCCGCTTCTCTTCGGCACCCTGTGGGCCGCCCTGCTCGCTCTCGTGATGGCCGTGCCCCTGTCGCTCGGCGTCGCACTCTTCATCACCCACTACGCGCCGCGCAGGCTCGCGCAGACCATCGGCTACATCGTCGACCTGCTCGCCGCGGTGCCGTCTGTGGTCTTCGGCCTGTGGGGCATCTTCGTGCTCGCCCCCGCTGTCCAGCCGGTCTACGTCTGGCTGAACGCCAACCTCGGCTGGATCCCGTTCTTCGGCGGCGTCGTCTCCCCGACCGGTCGCACGATCATGACCGCAGCGATCGTGCTCGCGGTCATGGTGGTGCCGATCATCACGGCCATCTGCCGTGAGATCTTCCTGCAGACACCACGCCTGCACGAAGAAGCCGCCCTGGCCCTCGGGGCCACCCGGTGGGAGATGATCCGCATGGCCGTGCTGCCGTTCGGCCGCTCCGGCATCGTCTCAGGCGCAATGCTCGGCCTCGGTCGTGCGCTCGGCGAGACCATGGCCGTCGCCATGGTGCTCTCGGTGAGCAAGACCATCACGATCGAGCTGCTCACCTCGGCGAACCCCTCGACGATCGCCGCGAACATCGCGCTCACCTTCGCCGAGGCCTACAAGACGAACATCAACGTCCTCATCGCGACGGGTCTCATCCTCTTCGTCGTGACCTTCGCCGTGAACGCGATCGCGCGGTGGTTCGTGGACCGCCGCAAGGAATTCTCGGGAGCGAACTGA
- the pstA gene encoding phosphate ABC transporter permease PstA: MTTLAPETPLTISTSRAPLSSGHLPRWAPWALLGVSLLIAAAPFGLSAAASGSEFNIAGSLIVGALLYLVIIYVTSRIVEGSRKALDRFVTGIVTSAFLIAMVPLVSVGWTVISNGIARIDPLFFNSSMRGVLGEGGGALHAIIGTLMVTLAATVISVPIGLMTAVYLIEYGQGTRMSRIITFLVDVMTGIPSIVAGLFAYAVFALIFGPGVRMGIMGSVALSVLMIPVVVRSTEEMLRLVPNDLREASYALGVPKWLTIVKVVLPTSIAGITTGIMLAVSRVIGETAPLLLTAGFTDAMNYNLFSGRMQTLPVFTYSQYAYQGIPAEAYVDRAWASALTLIVIVMVLNLVARFVARVFAPKTGR, from the coding sequence ATGACCACTCTCGCCCCCGAAACACCGCTCACGATCTCCACGTCGCGCGCCCCCCTGTCGTCCGGCCATCTTCCGCGCTGGGCGCCCTGGGCGCTCCTCGGCGTGTCTCTCCTCATCGCTGCGGCGCCGTTCGGACTGTCGGCCGCAGCATCCGGCTCCGAGTTCAACATCGCGGGCAGCCTCATCGTCGGCGCCCTGCTGTACCTCGTCATCATCTACGTGACCTCGCGGATCGTCGAGGGGTCGCGCAAGGCGCTCGATCGCTTCGTCACCGGCATCGTCACCTCGGCGTTCCTCATCGCCATGGTCCCGCTCGTGTCGGTCGGCTGGACCGTGATCTCGAACGGCATCGCGCGCATCGATCCGCTGTTCTTCAACTCGTCGATGCGCGGTGTGCTCGGCGAGGGCGGCGGAGCGCTGCACGCCATCATCGGCACGCTGATGGTCACGCTCGCCGCGACAGTCATCTCCGTCCCGATCGGTCTGATGACCGCCGTCTATCTGATCGAGTACGGGCAAGGCACGCGGATGTCGCGCATCATCACCTTCCTCGTGGACGTGATGACCGGCATCCCCTCGATCGTCGCCGGTCTGTTCGCCTATGCGGTGTTCGCGCTGATCTTCGGACCGGGCGTGCGCATGGGCATCATGGGCTCCGTCGCGCTGTCGGTGCTGATGATCCCGGTCGTCGTCCGCTCCACCGAGGAGATGCTGCGGCTCGTGCCGAACGACCTGCGAGAAGCGTCGTACGCCCTGGGTGTGCCGAAGTGGCTCACGATCGTCAAGGTCGTGCTGCCGACGTCGATCGCGGGCATCACGACCGGCATCATGCTCGCGGTCTCGCGCGTCATCGGCGAGACCGCGCCGCTGCTGCTCACCGCCGGCTTCACCGACGCGATGAACTACAACCTGTTCAGCGGTCGAATGCAGACGCTTCCCGTGTTCACGTATTCGCAGTACGCCTATCAGGGCATCCCCGCCGAGGCCTACGTCGACCGCGCCTGGGCTTCCGCCCTCACCCTGATCGTCATCGTCATGGTGCTGAACCTCGTCGCGCGCTTCGTCGCCCGAGTGTTCGCCCCGAAGACCGGCCGCTGA
- the pstB gene encoding phosphate ABC transporter ATP-binding protein PstB yields MSKSIEVNDLNVYYSDFLAVEGVSLDIEPRSVTAFIGPSGCGKSTFLRTLNRMHEVIPGARVEGQVLLDGDDLYGPSVDPVTVRRQVGMVFQRPNPFPTMSIRENVLAGVKLNNNRITKSDADALVEKSLQGANLWNEVKDRLDKPGSGLSGGQQQRLCIARAIAVSPDVLLMDEPCSALDPISTYAIEELIGELKSEYTIVIVTHNMQQASRVSDKTAFFNIAGTGKPGKLIEYGDTTSIFTTPSVQATEDYVSGRFG; encoded by the coding sequence GTGTCCAAGAGCATCGAAGTCAACGACCTCAACGTCTACTACAGCGACTTCCTCGCCGTCGAGGGCGTCTCCCTCGACATCGAGCCGCGCAGCGTCACCGCGTTCATCGGCCCCTCGGGCTGCGGCAAGTCCACATTCCTGCGCACCCTCAACCGCATGCACGAGGTCATCCCCGGCGCCCGCGTCGAGGGCCAGGTGCTGCTCGACGGCGACGACCTGTACGGTCCGTCCGTCGACCCGGTGACCGTCCGCCGTCAGGTCGGCATGGTCTTCCAGCGCCCGAACCCGTTCCCGACCATGTCGATCCGCGAGAACGTCCTGGCCGGCGTGAAGCTGAACAACAACCGCATCACGAAGTCGGATGCCGACGCGCTGGTCGAGAAGTCGCTGCAGGGTGCGAACCTGTGGAACGAGGTTAAGGACCGCCTCGACAAGCCCGGATCCGGCCTCTCCGGCGGTCAGCAGCAGCGTCTGTGCATCGCCCGCGCGATCGCCGTCTCCCCCGACGTGCTCCTGATGGACGAGCCGTGCTCGGCCCTCGACCCGATCTCGACCTACGCGATCGAGGAGCTCATCGGCGAACTGAAGAGCGAGTACACGATCGTGATCGTGACGCACAACATGCAGCAGGCGAGCCGCGTCTCCGACAAGACCGCGTTCTTCAACATCGCCGGCACCGGCAAGCCCGGCAAGCTCATCGAATACGGCGACACGACCAGCATCTTCACGACCCCGAGCGTTCAGGCCACCGAGGACTACGTCTCCGGCCGCTTCGGGTAA